The proteins below come from a single Antennarius striatus isolate MH-2024 chromosome 18, ASM4005453v1, whole genome shotgun sequence genomic window:
- the mcm4 gene encoding DNA replication licensing factor MCM4, with protein MSSPTSTPSGQKRERSASLGTPGSEGPTSPPSQRRRGQDSSTGDLMPMPTSPATDMLSPAAPQDTSLFSSPRPSVLPSEVDMSSPLMYGTPSSRVEGTPRSGVRGTPARQRPDLGSIRKAPQVDLHSELPAADGGVASEPNAGQRLVIWGTDVNVGTCKEKFQRFLQRFIDPTSNEDENAGLDLNEPLYMQKLEEISVVGDPVLNVNCLHVQTFDTELYRQLICYPQEVIPTFDMAVNELFFERFPDSFLEHQIQVRPYNALKTRNMRSLNPDDIDQLITISGMVVRTSQLIPEMQEAFFQCQVCAYTTRVEVDRGRIAEPTACRHCNTTHSLVLIHNRSVFSDKQMVKIQESPEDMPAGQTPHTTVVYAHNDLVDKVQPGDRINITGIYRAVPMRVSPIQSNVKSVYKTHIDAIHFRKTDEKRLHGLDEEAEQKLFTEDRVQTLKELAAKPDVYERLSSALAPSIYEHEDIKKGILLQLFGGTRKDFSRTGRGSFRAEVNILLCGDPGTSKSQLLQYVYNLVPRGQYTSGKGSSAVGLTAYVMKDPETRQLVLQTGALVLSDNGICCIDEFDKMSDNTRSVLHEVMEQQTLSIAKAGIICQLNARTAVLAAANPVESQWNPKKTTIENIQLPHTLLSRFDLIFLMLDPQDEAYDRRLAHHLVSLYYQSEEQMEEEFLDMAVLRDYIAYARTYINPRLSEEASQALIEAYVDMRKIGSGRGMVSAYPRQLESLIRLAEAHAKVRFSEKVETIDVEEAKRLHREALKQSATDPRTGFVDISILTTGMSATARKRKEVVAQALKKLITAKGKMPAMKYQQLLDDLRGQSETAITKDLFDEALRSLADEDFLTVTGKTVRLLA; from the exons ATGTCTTCACCAACATCCACTCCTAGTGGCCAGAAACGAGAGAGGAGTGCCAGCCTGGGAACAC CCGGCAGTGAGGGCCCCACTTCACCTCCATCTCAGCGGCGCAGAGGCCAGGACTCCTCCACTGGGGATCTGATGCCGATGCCAACATCCCCTGCTACCGACATGCTCAGTCCAGCAGCACCTCAGGACACATCTTTGTTCTCCAGCCCAAGGCCCTCAG TCTTACCCAGTGAAGTGGACATGAGCTCCCCTCTGATGTATGGGACCCCTAgttccagggttgaagggaccCCCCGCAGCGGTGTGCGTGGCACCCCAGCCAGACAGCGTCCTGATCTGGGGTCAATCAGGAAGGCACCTCAAGTTGATCTTCACTCTGAGCTG CCAGCTGCTGATGGTGGGGTTGCTAGTGAGCCAAATGCAGGCCAGAGACTCGTCATCTGGGGGACTGACGTTAATGTTGGGACCTGTAAGGAGAAGTTTCAG AGGTTCCTGCAAAGGTTCATCGACCCGACCTCTAATGAAGATGAGAACGCAGGTCTGGACTTGAATGAGCCTTTGTACATGCAGAAGTTGGAGGAG ATCAGTGTTGTTGGTGATCCAGTGCTGAATGTAAATTGTCTGCATGTGCAGACTTTTGACACGGAACTTTACAGGCAGCTCATCTGCTATCCACAG GAAGTCATCCCAACATTTGACATGGCAGTGAATGAGCTTTTCTTTGAGCGTTTCCCTGACTCCTTCCTTGAGCACCAGATCCAAGTCCGCCCCTACAATGCCCTGAAAACCAGAAACATGAGAAGCTTGAACCCAGATG ACATCGATCAGCTAATCACCATCAGTGGCATGGTGGTCCGCACCTCGCAGCTCATTCCAGAGATGCAGGAGGCGTTCTTCCAGTGCCAGGTGTGCGCCTACACCACACGTGTGGAGGTCGATCGTGGGCGCATCGCTGAGCCCACTGCATGCCGCCACTGCAACACTACCCACAGCCTGGTGCTCATTCACAACCGTTCAGTCTTTTCAGACAAGCAGATG GTCAAAATTCAAGAGTCTCCAGAGGATATGCCAGCCGGTCAGACGCCCCACACCACTGTTGTTTATGCCCATAATGACCTGGTTGACAAGGTGCAGCCAGGAGACCGCATCAACATCACAG GTATCTACAGAGCTGTCCCCATGCGCGTGAGCCCCATTCAGAGCAACGTGAAGTCCGTGTATAAAACTCACATCGATGCCATCCACTTCCGCAAGACGGACGAGAAGCGGCTGCACGGCTTGGACGAGGAGGCCGAGCAGAAGCTGTTCACTGAGGACCGAGTGCAGACACTGAAGGAGCTGGCAGCCAAACCGGACGTCTACGAACGCCTCTCCTCTGCCCTCGCACCCAGCATCTATGAGCACGAGGACATCAAGAAG GGGATTCTGTTACAGCTGTTTGGCGGCACGCGTAAGGACTTCAGTCGTACCGGCCGCGGAAGCTTCCGTGCTGAAGTCAATATTTTGCTCTGCGGCGACCCTGGCACCAGCAAGTCCCAGCTGCTGCAGTATGTCTACAACCTGGTGCCTCGTGGCCAGTACACATCGGGAAAGGGCTCCAGCGCTGTGGGTCTCACCGCCTACGTGATGAAGGATCCAGAGACCAGGCAGCTGGTCCTGCAAACTGGAGCTTTGGTGCTCAGTGACAACGGCATCTGCTGCATCGACGAGTTCGACAAAATGAGTGACAACACGCGATCTGTGCTGCACGAGGTCATGGAGCAGCAGACTCTATCGATAGCAAAA GCTGGAATCATCTGCCAACTGAATGCCCGTACCGCTGTGCTAGCTGCTGCTAACCCTGTCGAATCTCAGTGGAACCCCAAAAAGACAACTATTGAGAACATCCAGCTGCCTCACACTCTGTTGTCCAG ATTTGACCTCATCTTCCTGATGCTGGATCCCCAAGATGAGGCTTATGACCGGAGGCTGGCCCACCACCTGGTGTCACTGTACTACCAGagtgaggagcagatggaggaagAGTTTCTTGACATGGCCGTGTTGAGAGACTACATCGCTTATGCACGAACGTACATTAATCCAAGGCTGAGCGAAGAAGCCAGTCAGGCCCTCATTGAG GCTTATGTGGATATGAGGAAGATAGGCAGTGGTCGGGGGATGGTGTCTGCTTACCCCAGACAGCTGGAGTCCCTGATCCGCCTGGCGGAGGCCCACGCCAAGGTGCGCTTCTCTGAGAAGGTGGAGACCATCGATGTGGAGGAGGCCAAGCGGCTGCACAGAGAGGCCCTCAAACAGTCGGCCACTGATCCTAGAACAGGATTCGTTGACATCTCTATTCTCACAACAG GTATGAGTGCCACCGCACGGAAGCGCAAGGAGGTCGTCGCCCAGGCACTGAAGAAACTGATCACGGCAAAGGGAAAGATGCCTGCGATGAAATACCAGCAGCTGCTCGATGACCTCAGAGGCCAGTCAGAAACG GCCATCACTAAGGACTTGTTCGACGAGGCGCTCCGATCCCTGGCTGACGAGGATTTCCTTACAGTCACTGGAAAGACCGTTCGCCTTCTTGCCTGA